The Nitrospira sp. SG-bin1 genomic sequence ATTGGGATTACTCCCCGTCGAGTTGTTACATTTCGGCCAAGCCAGGTGTTCAAAAAGTACGTCAACTCGTAAGTCTGCTTCACTCACATCATCGACCGCACCGTGAGGCCGGTCATGGGAACTGAGCCCAGGCTGGGGAGCAAGGTATTCTATAAAATCGGTGAAGTGAGTCAATTGACGAAGCTTCCCGCCTATGTGCTCCGTTTCTGGGAATCTCAATTCACGTTTTTGAGACCCAAAAAGAGTCGAGGGAACCAACGCCTCTATGTGCAACGAGATGTCGAAACCGTGTTGCAAATCAAACGCATGCTCTATGAGGAGGGTCATACCCTCGAGGGTGTCAAGCGCTATTGGGTGCGCCGCGGGCGGGCCGCGTCCCGTCGGCTGCGCCCGAGGGAAGTTGCCAAGAAGTTGAGGGGGGATCTTCAAGTTATTTTGAAAATCATCGACTCACATTCAGCTTGAACGAAGGAACGTTTCAACCGAAGACTGTCACGTGCTCATCGACCGAGAGACGTATCTGGGAGACACAAATGTCGGGGCGTAGCGCAGCCCGGTAGCGCACTCGCTTGGGGTGCGAGTGGTCGTGGGTTCAAATCCCGCCGCCCCGACCAGTTTGCCTCGTCTCGGCCGAAGAGTGTTTGAAACGTGAGTATCACTAATCGCTTTAATTCC encodes the following:
- a CDS encoding MerR family transcriptional regulator, with amino-acid sequence MGTEPRLGSKVFYKIGEVSQLTKLPAYVLRFWESQFTFLRPKKSRGNQRLYVQRDVETVLQIKRMLYEEGHTLEGVKRYWVRRGRAASRRLRPREVAKKLRGDLQVILKIIDSHSA